A window of the Hypomesus transpacificus isolate Combined female chromosome 10, fHypTra1, whole genome shotgun sequence genome harbors these coding sequences:
- the LOC124472543 gene encoding enhancer of polycomb homolog 1-like isoform X1 — MSKLSFRARALDASKPLPVFRCEDLPDLHEYASINRAVPQMPTGMEKEEESEHHLQRAISAQQVYGEKRDSMVIPVPEAESNIAYYESLYPGDFKMPKQLIHIQPFSLDTEQPDYDLDTEDEAFVTKLKKKMEITFLQFEEMIDRLEKGSGQQLVSLQEAKLLLKEDDELIQEVFDYWSRKRKSCQSGTLHPSVKQERRDGSSTSDPYVAFRRRTEKMQTRKNRKNDEASYEKMLKLRRDLSRAVTILEMIKRREKSKRELLHLTLEVVEKRNGMADFGGEIMAEVLAQRALAKPAYSVPLVPLTNSNQYRHQDHMDLKDYKSKPEKTEVVRQKRKYEKKPKVLPLSSGAAHHAGPSVFNPKDLNQYDFPSSDDEPYSQMHSGSSEAEEENDPDGAYAFRRKAGCQYHTARSERGGSWPWCGPAEGGPGDKRYRYCLTTLTVPRRCLGMARRRQGRGGRVLLDRAHTDYDSIFHGLDSEILDRPPLSPVHKFSSTSETNTSDRPSSNSSSSPSSSSDLSQLLLNIKACRWRHFRPRTLPLHHLDNADPLFRRLSRGLIRSTSSTFGAQAGGSASQGRGAPVPTPVSVFTAQQYQQHQEQLAQMQQQQQEQMQQQANRTSTTNSTQGLVSKTLDSASAQFAASALVSTDQLLTLKTKEEGVLGTGVNGVLSPSGVYKGLHLSSTPSPTFLHPSSTVAHSNNNGTPHPLSCTTTTQVLTGNGSNLRLSASAANAAAAALSKRHHIPRALSAVSTSALKLAASANCQMPKVTAATGGLDMGPRESLDQDKPPLNSLSDNTVAMEVT; from the exons ATGAGTAAATTGTCGTTTCGGGCACGGGCGCTGGACGCTTCCAAGCCTCTACCCGTCTTCCGTTGTGAGGATTTACCCGACCTGCACGAATATGCATCAATTAACCGGGCAGTACCGCAGATGCCGACggggatggagaaggaggaggaatcG gagcaccacctccagaggGCCATCTCTGCTCAGCAGGTGTACGGGGAGAAGAGGGACAGCATGGTGATTCCTGTCCCCGAGGCGGAGAGCAACATCGCCTACTACGAGTCCCTCTACCCCGGGGACTTCAAGATGCCAAAGCAGCTCATTCACATACAGC CTTTCAGCCTGGACACAGAGCAGCCAGACTACGACCTGGACACGGAGGACGAGGCGTTTGTGACCAAGctgaagaagaagatggagatcACCTTCCTGCAGTTTGAGGAGATGATCGACCGTCTGGAGAAGGGCAGCGGCCAGCAG ctggTGAGCCTACAGGAGGCTAAGCTCCTGCTGAAGGAGGATGATGAGCTGATCCAGGAAGTGTTTGACTACTGGAGCCGCAAGAGGAAGTCCTGTCAGAGCGGCACGCTGCACCCCAGCGtcaagcaggagaggagggacggaTCCAGCACCAGCGACCCCTACGTGGCCTTCCGCCGCCGCACGGAGAAGATGCAGACCAGGAAG AACCGCAAGAACGACGAGGCGTCGTACGAGAAGATGCTGAAGCTGCGGAGGGACCTGAGTCGAGCCGTCACCATCCTGGAGATGAtcaagaggagggagaagagcaagagagagctgctgcacctcaccctggaggtggtggagaagag GAACGGCATGGCCGACTTTGGCGGTGAGATCATGGCGGAGGTGTTGGCCCAGAGAGCCCTGGCCAAGCCGGCCTACTCCGTCCCCCTGGTGCCCCTGACCAACAGCAACCAGTACCGACACCAGGACCACATGGACCTCAAAGACTACAAGTCCAAG cCTGAGAAGACAGAGGTCGTCCGTCAGAAGAGGAAATACGAGAAGAAGCCCAAAGTGTTGCCGCTGTCGTCTGGGGCCGCACACCACGCCGGGCCCTCGGTGTTCAACCCTAAAGACCTGAACCAGTACGACTTCCCCAGCTCTGACGACGAGCCCTACTCCCAG ATGCACTCTGGCTCGTCCGAGGCCGAGGAGGAGAACGACCCAGACGGTGCCTACGCCTTCCGCAGGAAAGCAGGCTGCCAATACCACACT GCCCGGTCGGAGCGGGGCGGCAGCTGGCCGTGGTGCGGCCCGGCGGAGGGGGGCCCGGGGGACAAGCGGTACCGCTACTGCCTCACCACGCTCACCGTGCCTCGACGCTGCCTGGGCATGGCCCGGCGACGCCAGGGTAGAGGGGGCAG ggTTCTGCTCGACAGGGCACACACGGACTACGACAGCATATTTCACGGGCTGGATTCGGAAATCCTCGACcggcctcccctctctccagtccACAAGTTCTCCAGTACCTCAGAAACGAATACCTCGGACCGACCTTCGTcaaactcttcctcctccccctcctcctcttcggaCCTCAGTCAGTTACTCTTGAATATAAAAGCGTGTCGCTGGAGGCACTTTAGGCCACGGACACTACCACTGCACCACCTAGACAATGCAGACCCGCTCTTTAGGAGGCTGAGCCGGGGTTTGATTCGATCCACCTCCTCTACCTTCGGGGCCCAGGCGGGAGGGTCTGCTTCTCAGGGGAGAGGAGCCCCTGTTCCCACCCCTGTCTCCG tgTTCACAGCCCAGCAGtaccagcagcaccaggagcAGCTAGCTcagatgcagcagcagcagcaagaaCAGATGCAGCAGCAGGCTAACAGGACCTCCACCACCAACagcacacag ggtcTGGTGTCTAAGACGTTAGACTCGGCCAGCGCCCAGTTCGCAGCCTCGGCCCTGGTCTCCACAGACCAGCTGCTGACCCTCAAGACCAAGGAGGAGGGGGTTCTGGGAACAGGAGTCAACGGAGTCCTCTCGCCCTCAG gtgtctACAAGGGCCTGCACCTCTCCAGCACGCCCTCCCccaccttcctccacccctcctccacggTCGCCCATAGCAACAACAAcggcaccccccaccccctctcttgcACCACCACCACTCAGGTTCTGACGGGGAACGGCAGCAACCTCCGTCTGAGCGCCAGCGCCGCcaacgccgccgccgccgccctcAGCAAGCGGCACCACATCCCCCGGGCGCTCAGCGCCGTGTCCACATCCGCCTTAAAGCTGGCCGCCAGCGCCAACTGTCAGATGCCCAAGGTCACCGCTGCCACGGGGGGCCTGGACATGGGGcccag GGAGAGTCTGGACCAAGACAAGCCACCCCTCAACAGCCTATCAGACAACACAGTGGCCATGGAAGTGACgtag
- the LOC124472543 gene encoding enhancer of polycomb homolog 1-like isoform X2 → MVIPVPEAESNIAYYESLYPGDFKMPKQLIHIQPFSLDTEQPDYDLDTEDEAFVTKLKKKMEITFLQFEEMIDRLEKGSGQQLVSLQEAKLLLKEDDELIQEVFDYWSRKRKSCQSGTLHPSVKQERRDGSSTSDPYVAFRRRTEKMQTRKNRKNDEASYEKMLKLRRDLSRAVTILEMIKRREKSKRELLHLTLEVVEKRNGMADFGGEIMAEVLAQRALAKPAYSVPLVPLTNSNQYRHQDHMDLKDYKSKPEKTEVVRQKRKYEKKPKVLPLSSGAAHHAGPSVFNPKDLNQYDFPSSDDEPYSQMHSGSSEAEEENDPDGAYAFRRKAGCQYHTARSERGGSWPWCGPAEGGPGDKRYRYCLTTLTVPRRCLGMARRRQGRGGRVLLDRAHTDYDSIFHGLDSEILDRPPLSPVHKFSSTSETNTSDRPSSNSSSSPSSSSDLSQLLLNIKACRWRHFRPRTLPLHHLDNADPLFRRLSRGLIRSTSSTFGAQAGGSASQGRGAPVPTPVSVFTAQQYQQHQEQLAQMQQQQQEQMQQQANRTSTTNSTQGLVSKTLDSASAQFAASALVSTDQLLTLKTKEEGVLGTGVNGVLSPSGVYKGLHLSSTPSPTFLHPSSTVAHSNNNGTPHPLSCTTTTQVLTGNGSNLRLSASAANAAAAALSKRHHIPRALSAVSTSALKLAASANCQMPKVTAATGGLDMGPRESLDQDKPPLNSLSDNTVAMEVT, encoded by the exons ATGGTGATTCCTGTCCCCGAGGCGGAGAGCAACATCGCCTACTACGAGTCCCTCTACCCCGGGGACTTCAAGATGCCAAAGCAGCTCATTCACATACAGC CTTTCAGCCTGGACACAGAGCAGCCAGACTACGACCTGGACACGGAGGACGAGGCGTTTGTGACCAAGctgaagaagaagatggagatcACCTTCCTGCAGTTTGAGGAGATGATCGACCGTCTGGAGAAGGGCAGCGGCCAGCAG ctggTGAGCCTACAGGAGGCTAAGCTCCTGCTGAAGGAGGATGATGAGCTGATCCAGGAAGTGTTTGACTACTGGAGCCGCAAGAGGAAGTCCTGTCAGAGCGGCACGCTGCACCCCAGCGtcaagcaggagaggagggacggaTCCAGCACCAGCGACCCCTACGTGGCCTTCCGCCGCCGCACGGAGAAGATGCAGACCAGGAAG AACCGCAAGAACGACGAGGCGTCGTACGAGAAGATGCTGAAGCTGCGGAGGGACCTGAGTCGAGCCGTCACCATCCTGGAGATGAtcaagaggagggagaagagcaagagagagctgctgcacctcaccctggaggtggtggagaagag GAACGGCATGGCCGACTTTGGCGGTGAGATCATGGCGGAGGTGTTGGCCCAGAGAGCCCTGGCCAAGCCGGCCTACTCCGTCCCCCTGGTGCCCCTGACCAACAGCAACCAGTACCGACACCAGGACCACATGGACCTCAAAGACTACAAGTCCAAG cCTGAGAAGACAGAGGTCGTCCGTCAGAAGAGGAAATACGAGAAGAAGCCCAAAGTGTTGCCGCTGTCGTCTGGGGCCGCACACCACGCCGGGCCCTCGGTGTTCAACCCTAAAGACCTGAACCAGTACGACTTCCCCAGCTCTGACGACGAGCCCTACTCCCAG ATGCACTCTGGCTCGTCCGAGGCCGAGGAGGAGAACGACCCAGACGGTGCCTACGCCTTCCGCAGGAAAGCAGGCTGCCAATACCACACT GCCCGGTCGGAGCGGGGCGGCAGCTGGCCGTGGTGCGGCCCGGCGGAGGGGGGCCCGGGGGACAAGCGGTACCGCTACTGCCTCACCACGCTCACCGTGCCTCGACGCTGCCTGGGCATGGCCCGGCGACGCCAGGGTAGAGGGGGCAG ggTTCTGCTCGACAGGGCACACACGGACTACGACAGCATATTTCACGGGCTGGATTCGGAAATCCTCGACcggcctcccctctctccagtccACAAGTTCTCCAGTACCTCAGAAACGAATACCTCGGACCGACCTTCGTcaaactcttcctcctccccctcctcctcttcggaCCTCAGTCAGTTACTCTTGAATATAAAAGCGTGTCGCTGGAGGCACTTTAGGCCACGGACACTACCACTGCACCACCTAGACAATGCAGACCCGCTCTTTAGGAGGCTGAGCCGGGGTTTGATTCGATCCACCTCCTCTACCTTCGGGGCCCAGGCGGGAGGGTCTGCTTCTCAGGGGAGAGGAGCCCCTGTTCCCACCCCTGTCTCCG tgTTCACAGCCCAGCAGtaccagcagcaccaggagcAGCTAGCTcagatgcagcagcagcagcaagaaCAGATGCAGCAGCAGGCTAACAGGACCTCCACCACCAACagcacacag ggtcTGGTGTCTAAGACGTTAGACTCGGCCAGCGCCCAGTTCGCAGCCTCGGCCCTGGTCTCCACAGACCAGCTGCTGACCCTCAAGACCAAGGAGGAGGGGGTTCTGGGAACAGGAGTCAACGGAGTCCTCTCGCCCTCAG gtgtctACAAGGGCCTGCACCTCTCCAGCACGCCCTCCCccaccttcctccacccctcctccacggTCGCCCATAGCAACAACAAcggcaccccccaccccctctcttgcACCACCACCACTCAGGTTCTGACGGGGAACGGCAGCAACCTCCGTCTGAGCGCCAGCGCCGCcaacgccgccgccgccgccctcAGCAAGCGGCACCACATCCCCCGGGCGCTCAGCGCCGTGTCCACATCCGCCTTAAAGCTGGCCGCCAGCGCCAACTGTCAGATGCCCAAGGTCACCGCTGCCACGGGGGGCCTGGACATGGGGcccag GGAGAGTCTGGACCAAGACAAGCCACCCCTCAACAGCCTATCAGACAACACAGTGGCCATGGAAGTGACgtag